Proteins from one Rosa chinensis cultivar Old Blush chromosome 7, RchiOBHm-V2, whole genome shotgun sequence genomic window:
- the LOC112178334 gene encoding NAC domain-containing protein 83-like, translating into MQQQFAVEESRGNDQLPGERFCPMEDELVLFYLKPMLSGEMVPGRNRVVFDCDLYGHQEPWEIWEAYKTRRPNDLRLNKDIYFFTQHKTMSSTDTRIHRTVGNGTWKGDDSGKPVKSLETGRVVGLKKRLTYKNQASEHNGCWIFYEFYLDPSLRDKKQKVEDYVLCLLRKNGEPKAKIKKRRKQREEEDVLENNYACDDGDNTNKEQPQAKRQRMGEQNGGLQHFVSEVQSGDDHGMLIPLPEEDFLWEEMLQQMGIGDDHGIPEEDFLWDDILQQIGSN; encoded by the coding sequence ATGCAGCAACAGTTTGCAGTGGAGGAGAGCCGAGGCAATGATCAACTTCCTGGAGAGAGGTTCTGCCCCATGGAGGACGAACTAGTTCTCTTCTACCTTAAGCCCATGTTGAGCGGAGAGATGGTGCCCGGCAGAAACCGCGTGGTGTTCGACTGCGACCTCTACGGTCACCAAGAACCGTGGGAGATATGGGAAGCCTACAAGACCAGAAGACCAAACGACTTGAGGCTCAACAAGGACATCTACTTCTTCACCCAACACAAGACGATGAGTTCCACAGACACACGCATACACCGGACCGTTGGCAATGGCACCTGGAAGGGCGACGACTCCGGCAAGCCAGTAAAATCTCTGGAGACTGGTCGTGTGGTTGGCTTGAAGAAAAGACTTACTTACAAGAACCAAGCATCGGAGCACAACGGTTGTTGGATATTCTATGAATTCTACCTTGATCCATCACTCAGagacaagaaacaaaaggtggaAGACTATGTTCTTTGTCTGCTACGAAAAAATGGTGAACCCAAAGCCAAGATCAAAAAGAGGAGAAAACAACGTGAAGAGGAAGACGTTCTTGAAAACAATTATGCCTGTGATGATGGAGACAACACAAACAAGGAGCAACCTCAAGCTAAGCGACAACGAATGGGGGAGCAGAATGGGGGACTCCAACACTTTGTTTCCGAGGTTCAATCAGGCGACGATCATGGAATGCTTATTCCACTACCGGAGGAAGATTTCCTCTGGGAGGAAATGTTACAACAAATGGGTATTGGAGACGATCATGGAATACCGGAGGAAGATTTTCTGTGGGATGATATATTACAACAAATAGGTAGTAATTGA
- the LOC112178336 gene encoding uncharacterized protein LOC112178336 isoform X1 translates to MNNLWDQIRRSHNLGYYLADGIYPRWATFLKTVRNPTRPKEIEFAKAQEGYRKDVERCFGILQSRFGIVRGAARGWHKEDLRYIMLTCIILHNMSVENQRPEDSDDELESDDEEDNNMRPRIAEVWEGPTGRDFDPVGRDAHHMNGFMDRYQQIRSEHSHSNLQEDLIQHFWEFQGNRRI, encoded by the exons ATGAACAATTTGTGGGATCAAATTCGACGGT CTCACAATCTAGGGTACTATCTCGCCGACGGTATTTATCCTCGATGGGCGACTTTCTTGAAAACTGTTCGAAATCCTACACGCCCCAAGGAAATCGAGTTTGCAAAGGCTCAAGAGGGGTATAGGAAGGATGTAGAAAGATGTTTTGGTATATTACAGTCACGGTTTGGTATTGTTCGAGGAGCTGCTCGTGGGTGGCATAAAGAGGACCTTCGATACATTATGTTGAcgtgtattatattacacaacatgagTGTCGAAAATCAACGACCTGAAGATAGCGATGATGAGTTGGAGTCCGATGATGAGGAGGATAATAATATGAGGCCCAGGATTGCTGAGGTATGGGAGGGACCAACCGGTAGAGACTTTgatcctgttggtagagatgCTCATCATATGAACGGATTCATGGACCGCTACCAACAAATTAGATCTGAGCACAGTCACTCCAACCTTCAGGAAGACCTCATTCAACACTTTTGGGAATTTCAAGGCAATAGGCGTATCTAG
- the LOC112178333 gene encoding uncharacterized protein LOC112178333, translated as MGQASERGIDLDTQCPLCDEEIETPLHAVRDCPHASSLFQGANLPLFLAPTSVADWLLNRNAKVWEGDFQQASQIVPLTLGWLEEYKAALSSTRSGLAASLIPRWKKPPMGFVKLNVDAAFDQVSGHSGLGGVFRDHD; from the exons ATGGGGCAAGCTAGTGAACGTGGTATTGATTTGGATACCCAATGCCCACTTTGTGACGAAGAAATAGAGACTCCTCTTCATGCGGTTCGTGATTGTCCCCATGCTTCTAGTTTGTTTCAAGGTGCCAACCTCCCATTATTTTTGGCCCCTACAAGTGTTGCAGATTGGCTCCT GAATAGAAATGCTAAGGTTTGGGAGGGCGATTTTCAACAAGCTTCACAGATTGTCCCACTGACTTTGGGTTGGTTGGAAGAATATAAAGCTGCTCTTTCTTCTACCCGGTCGGGTTTGGCTGCTAGCCTGATTCCCAGGTGGAAGAAGCCTCCAATGGGTTTTGTAAAACTGAATGTTGATGCTGCATTCGATCAAGTTTCAGGTCACTCGGGTTTAGGTGGGGTGTTTAGAGACCATGACTGA
- the LOC121050789 gene encoding pentatricopeptide repeat-containing protein At5g61990, mitochondrial-like — protein MVIMAYAGNGKTKDAHKVYQQMIASSVTPTTYTYTVLICGFAKDFSDSSFVGYAKKYFLEMLDRGMKPQYQPYMYVMDAIAYREPVEEVKKFLEQIKAKGFIPEIDGFQYKDDHLTEALQEMKTYVDLVNKNITDKAVQKLFCESRTCPWIERSMEMHKALVEDGNGHEAIEFYQTIQQTAVEPLVQIHTSVMKAYLKLGKTKGALEAYLAMGRPQLLQATLTLL, from the coding sequence ATGGTGATTATGGCCTATGCCGGCAATGGCAAGACCAAGGATGCTCACAAGGTCTACCAGCAGATGATAGCCTCCAGTGTCACCCCCACCACCTACACTTACACAGTACTCATCTGCGGATTTGCAAAAGACTTTTCGGATTCTAGTTTTGTTGGGTATGCCAAGAAGTATTTCCTTGAAATGTTGGATAGGGGGATGAAGCCCCAATATCAACCCTACATGTATGTTATGGACGCCATTGCCTACCGAGAGCCAGTGGAGGAGGTCAAGAAGTTCCTTGAGCAGATAAAAGCTAAGGGGTTCATCCCTGAAATCGATGGTTTTCAATACAAAGACGACCACCTCACAGAAGCACTGCAGGAAATGAAAACGTATGTTGATCTTGTCAACAAGAACATCACTGACAAGGCTGTTCAAAAATTGTTCTGCGAGTCACGCACCTGCCCCTGGATAGAACGGTCGATGGAGATGCACAAGGCTTTGGTAGAGGATGGAAATGGGCATGAGGCCATCGAGTTCTATCAAACCATTCAACAGACAGCCGTAGAGCCATTGGTCCAAATCCACACCTCTGTTATGAAAGCCTACCTCAAGTTGGGCAAGACCAAGGGTGCTCTGGAGGCGTATCTGGCCATGGGTCGCCCCCAACTCCTACAGGCTACACTTACACTGTTGTAA
- the LOC112178336 gene encoding uncharacterized protein LOC112178336 isoform X2, translating into MNNLWDQIRRSHNLGYYLADGIYPRWATFLKTVRNPTRPKEIEFAKAQEGYRKDVERCFGILQSRFGIVRGAARGWHKEDLRYIMLTCIILHNMSVENQRPEDSDDELESDDEEDNNMRPRIAEVWEGPTGRDFDPVGRDAHHMNGFMDRYQQIRSEHSHSNLQEDLIQHFWEFQGNRRI; encoded by the exons ATGAACAATTTGTGGGATCAAATTCGACGGTCTCa CAATCTAGGGTACTATCTCGCCGACGGTATTTATCCTCGATGGGCGACTTTCTTGAAAACTGTTCGAAATCCTACACGCCCCAAGGAAATCGAGTTTGCAAAGGCTCAAGAGGGGTATAGGAAGGATGTAGAAAGATGTTTTGGTATATTACAGTCACGGTTTGGTATTGTTCGAGGAGCTGCTCGTGGGTGGCATAAAGAGGACCTTCGATACATTATGTTGAcgtgtattatattacacaacatgagTGTCGAAAATCAACGACCTGAAGATAGCGATGATGAGTTGGAGTCCGATGATGAGGAGGATAATAATATGAGGCCCAGGATTGCTGAGGTATGGGAGGGACCAACCGGTAGAGACTTTgatcctgttggtagagatgCTCATCATATGAACGGATTCATGGACCGCTACCAACAAATTAGATCTGAGCACAGTCACTCCAACCTTCAGGAAGACCTCATTCAACACTTTTGGGAATTTCAAGGCAATAGGCGTATCTAG